CGACGTGCCCGCGCTCACCGGCCGGGAGCGGTTCGCGGACCACTCCCGGGAGACGTTCGACGCCGCCCTGGAGCTGAGCGAGCAGATCGCCACCCGGCACTTCGCCCCGCACAACAAGAAGAACGACTCCCAGGAGCCCACCTTCGACGGGGAGCGGGTGCACGTCATCCCCGAGGTGAAGGAAGCGCTGCGGGTCTTCGGCGACTCGGGGCTCCTGGCGAGCGCCATGGACCACGAGATCGGCGGCGGGCAGCTGCCGGCCGTGGTGGCGCAGGCCTGCTTCGCGTGGTTCCAGGCGGCGAACGTCGGCACGGCCGCGTACCCCTTCCTGACCATGGGCAACGCCAATCTGCTCCTCGCGCACGCCTCGAAGGAGCAGATCGACACCTTCGTGCGCCCCATGGTGGAGGGCCGCTTCCTGGGGACGATGTGCCTCTCCGAGCCGCAGGCCGGTTCGTCGCTCGCCGATGTGCGCACGCGCGCCGAGGAGCGGCCGGACGGGACGTACCGCCTCTTCGGGAACAAGATGTGGATCTCCGGCGGCGAGCACGAGCTCTCGGAGAACATCGTGCATCTGGTGCTCGCCCGGATTCCCGGCGGTCCGCCCGGCGTGAAGGGGCTCTCGCTGTTCATCGTGCCGAAGGTGCTCGTCGGCGACGACGGTGCGCTCGGCGAGCGCAACGACGTCGTGCTCGCGGGCCTCAACCACAAGATGGGTTACCGGGGCACCACGAACACCCTGCTGAACTTCGGCGAGGGCGCCCACCGGCCCGGCGGTGAGCCCGGCGCGGTCGGCCACCTCATCGGGGAGCCGAACCGCGGGCTCGCGTACATGTTCCACATGATGAACGAGGCGCGGATCGGAGTCGGCCTCGGCGCCACCGCGCTCGGCTACACCGGCTATCTGCACGCCCTCGACTACGCGCGCACCCGCCCGCAGGGCCGGCCGCTCGCCGCGAAGGACCCGGCGTCGGCGCAGGTCCCGATCATCGAGCACGCCGACGTACGCCGGATGCTGCTCGCCCAGAAGACGTACGTGGAGGGCGCGATGGCGCTCAACCTGTACTGCGGGCTGCTGCTCGACGAGCAGAACACGGGCACCTCGCAGGAGGCGCGCGACGAGGCAAAGCTGCTGCTCGACGTGCTCACGCCCATCGCCAAGAGCTGGCCGTCGCAGTGGTGCCTGGAGGCCAACGACCTGGCGATCCAGGTGCACGGCGGCTACGGCTACACGCGCGAGTACAACGTCGAGCAGTTCTACCGCGACAACCGCCTCAACCCCATCCACGAGGGCACGCACGGCATCCACGGCCTCGACCTGCTCGGCCGCAAGGTGATCATGGACGGCGGCGCGGGCCTCCGGCTGCTCGTCCGGCGGATCTCGCGGACGTCCGCCCGCGCCAACGCGGTGGGCGGTTCCGCGGCCGGGTACGGGCGTGCGCTCGACGCGGCCGCGGCGCGTGCGGTGGAGGTGACCCAGCGGCTCTGGTCGACCGGTGACCCGCAGACGGCGCTCGCCAACGCGAGCGTCTACCTCGAAGCGGTCGGGCACGTGGTCGTGGCCTGGATGTGGCTGGAGCAGCTGC
This Streptomyces sp. NBC_01283 DNA region includes the following protein-coding sequences:
- a CDS encoding acyl-CoA dehydrogenase, translated to MASLLLSRRDLDFLLYEWLDVPALTGRERFADHSRETFDAALELSEQIATRHFAPHNKKNDSQEPTFDGERVHVIPEVKEALRVFGDSGLLASAMDHEIGGGQLPAVVAQACFAWFQAANVGTAAYPFLTMGNANLLLAHASKEQIDTFVRPMVEGRFLGTMCLSEPQAGSSLADVRTRAEERPDGTYRLFGNKMWISGGEHELSENIVHLVLARIPGGPPGVKGLSLFIVPKVLVGDDGALGERNDVVLAGLNHKMGYRGTTNTLLNFGEGAHRPGGEPGAVGHLIGEPNRGLAYMFHMMNEARIGVGLGATALGYTGYLHALDYARTRPQGRPLAAKDPASAQVPIIEHADVRRMLLAQKTYVEGAMALNLYCGLLLDEQNTGTSQEARDEAKLLLDVLTPIAKSWPSQWCLEANDLAIQVHGGYGYTREYNVEQFYRDNRLNPIHEGTHGIHGLDLLGRKVIMDGGAGLRLLVRRISRTSARANAVGGSAAGYGRALDAAAARAVEVTQRLWSTGDPQTALANASVYLEAVGHVVVAWMWLEQLLAAEPGTEDFHAGKRGACRYFFRHELPKTEAQFTLLESLDRTALELDENAF